The Streptomyces sp. NBC_00459 DNA segment GCCAGGTCGTGACTCCGGGCTACGGAAGGCTGGTTGAGCGCAACTGCATGCGCGCCGACCACAAGCGCTCCAGAACCGGCGGGGAGCAGCGGGGAATCACGGTGAAAGCAGCCGAGCCCGACGAGGCCCTGGCCCAGCCGTTCGCCCAGTTCAGCGCGCCAACTGCGCACAAAGCACCGCAGCTTCCCAAGCTGAGAGTGCGAGTTCGATTCTCGTCGCCCGCTCCAGGACATGGGCCCAGGGCATTGGCCTGGGCCCATGTCCTGGCCTGGCCTGGCCGTCGTGATGACTCGTAGGCGACCACCACACCGGCGAAGTCGAGTCGAGGTCGCGCGGATCCGCTCGCTCGGCCCGGGACGACCCCTGCCCGGGCAGCGCTGCGGTCACGTGAGTGCCTTTGGCTTCGCGGCCGTTGGGCCGCCAGTGGGTGGGGCAAGGTGTGTTGCCCCACCCCTGCCCTTTCGTCCCTGGGATCCGCGGCCCCTGTCTCCTAACGTGAGTCCATGCGTTCCCATGAAGTCCCCGGGCAGCAGGCACACAGCACGCCGCATGTGACGCCTGCGCGGAACGACCGTGGTAACCGTGGGCCTCACTCCCCCGGGGCGTTGCAGGGCACCGCGGGCAACGCGGTCGTCTCTCGGATGATCACGGTGTCCCGGATGATGACCGAGGACGAGTTCAAGCAGGGCACGGGGGCGATCGCCGGGAGGCGCGGGCACTCCGAGATCACCAAGGTTGACCAGGCGCTCAAGGCGTTCTACGCCCTGCCGGACACCGGACAGGGCGCCCGGTGGCTCGCGCTCAGGGACATCATCAGGGCGTGCGGTGACTACGTCGCCCACAAGGGCGACGGAGGGTCGCGGGTCGGGGGCACCCGGCGGCTCGGCGAGCAGGCCGCAGCGGCGCAGGGGCAGTTGGACCCCGAGGCTGTCTTCCGGGATCTGCTGACCGAGATCGACCTTGCGATGAGCAAGGGGGAGAACCCGGACTACGACCCTCGTATGCAGGCCGGCGAGGCCCAGAAGGCGGCCCAGACAATCCCCGCGGACCGGTTCCACGCGATGATGGGCGAGTTCGTCCAGAAGCTGGGGGCGCTCCGCGACGACGAGACGCTGCCCGCGGAGACACACGCCGTCATCGGGGAACTGATGGCCGTAGTACCGCTGGTGACCGTGATGCAGTATCCGCAGGGTGGCATGGGGGGCATGAAGCTCGGCCCGGACGCCACCGATGACGACCCGGCCTTCACGTTCAACGTCGACACCCAGGCCAGGGGCGGAACCTCCTTCCTGTTGGGGCACATCGCCCATGAGCTGACCCATGTGGCGGCCCATCAGGCGTTCGGCAGCAGCCCGGTGATGGAGCTGGTGCAGTCCGGGGCGACCGACGAGGAGGTCGCGGCGCTGGCGGCGGAGCGCAAGCAGTCGCTCGCCGATCTGAAGGCGGCGCTGACCGGGAACCCCGAGTTCGACGACTTCCAGCAGAGCATGCTGAAGGAGAAACTCGTCTACGGCGGTCAGCCGCAGAAGCTGGAGATGTACGCGAGCTCCTTCGCGGCGGCGAAAAAGATCAGCGCCGAGCAGAAGGAGCGACTCGTCGGCTGGGGCAAGGCGGCCGGGGACGCGTCCGGCACCCTGGTCGAGTACGACACCGTGCTCAACCAGATGCTGATCTATCTGCACATGTGGCAGACCAGCCAGGACAACCCCTTCTACGTACTGCTGCGGGCGGCGGCCCGGACGGCGTACGACCGCCGGAGCAGCGCCCGTCGGCCTGCCTCGGACGGGTAGTCGGGTTTCGGGTTTCGGGTTCAGGTTCGCTGGAAGAACTCCACCTCTGCCAGGGCCAGTTGGCGACCCGAAGCCAGGCCGACGGGTGAGCGCAGGGTCAGGCGTATCGTCTTCACGTCGCTGATCCCGGTGGGGTTCGGCTGCTCGCCCGGTTTGTCGTTGAGGGTGAGTTGCTTGTTCTGGCGTTCGCCGTCCCACGTCGTCACCTCCACGTCCAACCGGAGGGCGCGTGCCTGACTGCGGTAGACCTCGGGGTTCTTGGACGGGCCGTTGGTGATGAGGATGTCGACCAACCGGAACGGCTTGCCGAAGGTGTACGTCACCGAGGCGCCGGGGGCGGGCGCGCCCCAGTAGCTGTTGCTCAGGCCGTCCGTGGTGTTCGTCGCCGGGTGCCCGGCAACCTCGGCGCTCGCCCTGATGTCCACCGGGGTCACGGGCTTGGGCTTGCCCAGTTTGTCCCGGGTGTCCTCGAACAGGGCGCGTCCGGCGGGGAGCAGCAGGAGAGCGCCGGCGCACAGCGCCACCACCACGGCCAGGATCACCAGCAGCCGCACCGCCCTGCCCGAACTCGCCCGCACCCGGCGGCGGAACGGCCACACGGTCCGCCACCACGGCAGCGGTTCGGGCTTCGCAGCGGGGTTCAGCGCGGTCGCGCAACGTCGGCAGAACCGACGCTCGGGCGGGTTGGGGGTGCCGCAGGAGGGACAGGGCGGGCCCGTCACCTCGTCGGGGGCCTCTGCGGGGCGTACGACCGGACGTGGGGCCACCGGCTTTGCGGGGCGTACGGGCTGGATGGGGACGGGGGTTGGGGTGTGGGTGGAACTCGAAGTGGGGGTGGGGGTGGGGGTGGAGGTGGTAGTCGTAGTCGGCGTGACGGGCGTGGGGGCGGTCGGGGGCGACGAGGGTGTCGGCGTGGCGGACTGCGGGGCGGCGTCGGGCCCGGGGGCATCCGGTGCGGCCGGGGGTTCGGCAGGTGTGCTCGGGGCCGACGACTCGGAGGACGTGCCGGCGGAGGACGTAGCAGGGGAGGACGTAGCAGGGGTCGGCGGCTCCGTGGGCGTACTCGATGCCGGCGGCTCCGCGCGTGTACCCGAAGTCGGCGGCTCCGCAGGCGTACCCGTAGCCGGCGTACCGGCAGGCGTACCCGTAGCCGGCGTACCGGCAGGCGTACCCGTAGCCGGCGTACCGGCAGGCGTACCCGTAGCCGGCGTACCCGAAGTCGATGTGCTGTTCGACCAGCCCAGGTACGACCCGCAGTTGCCGCAGAAGTCGTCCGTGGGGCCGTTGGACGCCCCGCACGTGGGACATGCGCGCATGACGTCACCTCCCTTCGTCGGTGGGCGGGCCGGGGAGGATCTCCACCCGGCAGACGGTGTGCACCGGGCACATGGCCCGGACGACCTCGTGGATCCTGGCCGGGTCCACCTGGGTGTCCAGGTCCTG contains these protein-coding regions:
- a CDS encoding zinc ribbon domain-containing protein; this encodes MAPRPVVRPAEAPDEVTGPPCPSCGTPNPPERRFCRRCATALNPAAKPEPLPWWRTVWPFRRRVRASSGRAVRLLVILAVVVALCAGALLLLPAGRALFEDTRDKLGKPKPVTPVDIRASAEVAGHPATNTTDGLSNSYWGAPAPGASVTYTFGKPFRLVDILITNGPSKNPEVYRSQARALRLDVEVTTWDGERQNKQLTLNDKPGEQPNPTGISDVKTIRLTLRSPVGLASGRQLALAEVEFFQRT